One genomic segment of Centroberyx gerrardi isolate f3 chromosome 4, fCenGer3.hap1.cur.20231027, whole genome shotgun sequence includes these proteins:
- the kcnj11 gene encoding ATP-sensitive inward rectifier potassium channel 11 gives MLSRKGIIPEDYLLTRLAEDVQQPKFKAKPRKARFVAKSGTCNVAHTNIREQGRFLQDVFTTLVDLKWLHTLIIFTMSFLCSWLLFGMIWWLIAFAHGDLDQRGDDFVPCVTDIHSFSSAFLFSIEVQVTIGFGGRMITEECVSAIVILIVQNIVGLVINAIMLGCIFMKTAQANRRAETLIFSKHAVISVRNNKLCFMIRIGDLRKSMIISATVRMQVVRRSTTQEGEVVPLDQIDIHMDNPVGTNGIFLVSPLIICHVIEKDSPLYELSAFDLQHDDIEVIVVLEGVVETTGITTQARTSYVSEEILWGQRFVPTVSEEDGMYAVDYSKFGNTVKVPTPCCSAKRLDEVGGIAQFKLNEGVTLRGPVRRRRSPMLLKPPSVISYK, from the coding sequence ATGTTGTCCAGGAAAGGAATTATTCCTGAGGATTACTTGCTGACCCGTTTGGCCGAAGATGTCCAGCAGCCCAAGTTCAAGGCGAAACCGAGGAAGGCTCGGTTCGTCGCCAAGAGCGGGACCTGCAATGTGGCGCACACCAACATCCGCGAACAGGGCCGGTTCCTGCAGGACGTCTTCACCACTCTAGTGGATTTAAAATGGCTCCACACGCTCATCATCTTCACCATGTCTTTCCTGTGCAGCTGGCTTCTTTTCGGGATGATCTGGTGGCTCATTGCCTTTGCGCACGGGGACCTGGACCAGAGAGGGGACGACTTTGTCCCGTGCGTAACGGACAttcactccttctcctccgcCTTCCTCTTCTCCATAGAGGTCCAGGTGACCATCGGCTTCGGGGGTCGCATGATCACGGAGGAGTGCGTCTCCGCCATCGTCATCCTGATCGTGCAGAACATCGTCGGGCTCGTCATCAACGCCATCATGCTCGGCTGCATCTTCATGAAAACTGCGCAGGCCAACCGGCGCGCTGAGACGCTCATTTTCAGCAAGCACGCCGTCATCTCCGTCCGAAACAACAAGCTCTGCTTCATGATCCGCATCGGGGACCTGAGGAAGAGCATGATCATCAGCGCCACCGTGCGGATGCAGGTGGTCAGGCGCTCCACCACTCAGGAGGGCGAGGTAGTGCCGCTGGACCAGATCGACATCCACATGGACAACCCGGTGGGCACGAACGGCATCTTCCTGGTGTCGCCGCTCATCATCTGCCACGTGATCGAGAAAGACAGCCCGCTGTACGAGCTGTCGGCGTTCGACCTGCAGCACGACGACATCGAGGTGATCGTGGTGCTGGAGGGGGTGGTGGAGACCACGGGCATCACCACGCAGGCCCGGACCTCCTACGTGTCGGAGGAGATCCTGTGGGGGCAGCGCTTCGTGCCCACCGTCTCCGAGGAGGACGGCATGTACGCGGTGGACTACTCCAAGTTCGGCAACACCGTCAAGGTGCCGACGCCGTGCTGCAGCGCCAAGAGACTGGACGAGGTCGGCGGCATCGCTCAGTTTAAGCTGAACGAGGGCGTCACCTTGCGGGGGCCGGTGAGAAGGCGCCGGTCCCCCATGCTGCTCAAGCCGCCCAGCGTCATCAGCTACAAGTGA